DNA sequence from the Nerophis lumbriciformis linkage group LG10, RoL_Nlum_v2.1, whole genome shotgun sequence genome:
catgccctttcccaactactttagtacgtgttgcagccatgaaattctaagttaattatttgcaacaaaaaaaaaaaagtttatgagtttaaacatcaaatatcttgtctttgtagtgcattcaactgaatatgggttgaaaaggatttgcaaatcattgtattccgtttatatttacatctaacacaagttcccaactcatatggaaacggggtttgtacatgaaggtgacagtttgactctggaacacACATTTCACTATAAGCGGGTTGTTGAAAAGTAAGAGTAAAGGTCACAGTGAAGTCCATACTTACATTTCTGATTCCTGGTAAGCTGAGCAAGGAGCCAAGCACCGGTATTCTTCTGATGAAGCCCACCGCAACCGGGAAGAATCCCCTGTTGAGAAATCAAATGACAAGAGTTAACAAACACAAAAGGCAAAATAATCCATGACATGTTTTCCTTCGAGCTGACCTAAATAAGAGGAAAAATCCATATATCTCCAGAATGACACCGATGATGGGCCAGCCTATCAGAACCACTAACACTCCTCCCAGAAAGAAGCTGGTGGCTTTGGCTTTATGTCTTTGGAAGAAGAATCTGAAGGTTCTCtccaggccgatgacaaaggacaaCCCTGAGACGAACAGAATCTGAAACGCACGACAACAGCAAACACAGAAGATGAGCCAAATGTTTCACTTTCCGACTTTGTGAGGAAACTTTTGGCCGTCTCACGTTTCCGATGGCCAGGAGGGCTTTGTCGAAGAAGAGCATCATCCCGAAGAAGAGGAAAAATACGCCAAATCCCGTCAGCCCCATTCCAATTTCTGCAGGAAATAATAACGTGAACACAAATGTTAAGGAAATGCACTGCAGAAACAGCAAAAACACCCTTATTGTGCATGTTGACATACGGTCATGTTTGAAGTGGAACATGTATACAGATGCAAtatcatacatcacatacaacgAATGAGGGAAAATGTAACCTAAGTTATTTTCAAATGTACAAcaataaccatagacatcttctaagggcatacttgccaaccttgagacctccgatttcgggaggtggggggtggggggcgtggggcgggggcgtggttaggggcgtggttaagatatatatatataaaaaatacttgactttcagtgaattccagctatatacatatatatcttattacatatatatatatatatatatatatatacatatatatatatatatatatatatatatatataaataaataaataaaataaatacttgaatttcagtgttcatttatttacacatatacacacacataacactcatctactcattgttgagttaagggttgaattgtccatccttgttctattctctgtcactatttcagaacacacacattatacaaatatacattataaaatcaataagaaaacgggagctctaatttgggagtctgaactaggatcagaagttcctatacaaacattgcttactcacgtcgcctttttgtattgattgctgcagctgtgcactggattcattcacaaatacaaactacaactcacaaacactttagagttaggctccaccatcagaatgtgtacttaaacttataaagatcacatggatattattcagtgagttgattcaccaaaactaacctgttatacaggaggaaaaagcacacaggacgtttcaattgttcacagactggtcgctctcatcagaatgacaagacacttccggtctgcaggtgatagcattcaattaggaagaaac
Encoded proteins:
- the golt1bb gene encoding golgi transport 1Bb — encoded protein: MISLTDSQKIGMGLTGFGVFFLFFGMMLFFDKALLAIGNILFVSGLSFVIGLERTFRFFFQRHKAKATSFFLGGVLVVLIGWPIIGVILEIYGFFLLFRGFFPVAVGFIRRIPVLGSLLSLPGIRNLVDKIGESNNMV